A single window of Chondrinema litorale DNA harbors:
- the rpiA gene encoding ribose 5-phosphate isomerase A has protein sequence MNWNSKLVESFGWNGEIKNKESKAKIAKLIADKVKDGDVIGFGSGSTSYMAILEIAKKIKNENLDVKAIPTSHEIDILCIKLGIPTISFNDGKPDWGFDGADEIDPQNSLIKGRGGAMFREKLIMAAAEKTYILADKSKLVNSLGEKFPVPVETVPAALASVESALIKLGATDIVLRLAAHKDGPVITENSNFILDVKFNKVAPTLEKDIKLIPGVLESGLFMGFNVEIVTD, from the coding sequence ATGAACTGGAATAGCAAATTAGTTGAAAGTTTTGGCTGGAATGGTGAAATAAAAAACAAAGAATCAAAAGCAAAGATTGCTAAATTAATTGCAGATAAAGTGAAAGATGGTGATGTAATCGGTTTTGGCTCAGGTTCTACAAGCTATATGGCAATACTAGAAATTGCTAAAAAAATCAAAAATGAAAATCTGGATGTAAAAGCTATTCCAACCTCTCATGAGATTGATATTTTATGTATCAAACTAGGGATACCAACTATCTCTTTTAACGATGGCAAACCGGATTGGGGCTTTGACGGTGCAGATGAAATAGACCCTCAAAATAGCTTAATTAAAGGACGTGGCGGAGCGATGTTTAGAGAAAAATTGATAATGGCTGCTGCCGAAAAGACCTATATTTTGGCCGACAAATCGAAACTAGTAAATTCATTAGGAGAGAAATTTCCTGTTCCAGTAGAAACTGTGCCAGCAGCTTTGGCCAGTGTTGAAAGTGCTCTAATAAAACTAGGAGCGACAGATATTGTGCTCAGGCTAGCCGCTCACAAAGATGGACCTGTAATTACAGAGAACAGCAATTTTATACTCGATGTAAAATTTAACAAAGTAGCACCGACCCTAGAGAAAGACATCAAACTCATCCCCGGCGTACTCGAAAGCGGATTGTTTATGGGCTTTAATGTAGAGATAGTGACGGATTGA
- a CDS encoding DEAD/DEAH box helicase family protein — translation MKEFPANINFKYNWRKYQQRVLQELDEHLKDNHLHIVAPPGSGKTVLGLEVMLRINKPSLVLAPTVAIRNQWIQRFCDLFLQVDRKPDWISRDIKNPKFLTVSTYQGLHAALKNEQKEIDEETKLLENPTQLISVLKEQQIGTIVIDEAHHLKNAWWQSLDEVKRALQPTIVGLTATPPYDVSHQEWQRYITLNGPVDTEISVPELVAEGDLCPHQDYVFLSKPTEIEERKIEKIRRSSIAVFNDIKYDGEFIKILSNHPYFVEPKEHLDAIYSNLEYYSAMLIYLKAGGIEITEEHLELIDNKKVKIPQLTFEWLEILLAYFLFKDAENTKEHEVFQEELIKTLKRAHVLENKTINFSTSEKIDQYLGSSISKLQGINNIVAFEYQNLALDLRMVILTDYIRKEFLVSTPENELELNKIGVVSIFESLRRNNNNNAKLGILSGSLVIIPQSALALFTTISSLFGITVISTSPLAYDGNYLIINATEQIKHDVVNITTQVFQKGGIEVLIGTKSLLGEGWDAPAINSLILASFVGSYVLSNQMRGRAIRTDRNNQNKTGNIWHLVCIDPTAKNGGDDLKLLKRRFKAFVGVNLDEESGIENGINRLNLPQKFEDETREKQLNLFNKSMFQNAAQRELLKAKWSKSIENGVNLVEEIKIPSPPNVQYQRVKSLHYNKTIGYMAGSLGVAAFGFRAIFSFTKGFWFMESADDFWHWAILLGISGSIALGGKSFKTFKTYVKYRDIAKDFQGIGQVVLNTLIKIGVIHTHKSELELFAEVQKDGSVYCHLEGGSNYERSAFINALHEVVSDIENPRYLIVRKSQFLNLISQRDYHAVPEIIHKKKQHVQFFKKQWEFYVGNCEMIYTRNIEGRKLLLKSKVKSLASQFEEKAARINKWR, via the coding sequence TTGAAAGAATTTCCTGCAAATATTAATTTCAAATACAATTGGAGAAAATATCAGCAAAGGGTATTGCAGGAACTAGATGAACACCTAAAAGACAATCATTTACACATTGTTGCTCCTCCTGGCTCTGGCAAAACTGTGCTTGGTTTAGAAGTGATGTTGCGCATTAATAAGCCGAGCTTGGTATTGGCTCCTACTGTGGCCATCCGCAATCAATGGATTCAGCGATTTTGTGATTTATTCTTACAAGTAGATAGAAAACCCGACTGGATTTCTCGGGATATTAAAAATCCCAAATTTTTAACTGTATCAACTTACCAAGGTTTACATGCTGCCCTCAAAAATGAACAAAAGGAAATTGATGAAGAAACAAAACTTTTAGAGAATCCAACTCAATTAATCTCTGTACTTAAGGAGCAGCAAATTGGTACTATCGTAATAGATGAAGCGCATCACTTAAAAAATGCTTGGTGGCAATCGTTAGACGAAGTTAAAAGAGCTTTACAACCAACTATTGTTGGCTTAACTGCCACACCTCCATACGATGTTTCACATCAGGAATGGCAGCGCTATATCACATTGAATGGCCCTGTTGATACTGAGATATCTGTGCCTGAATTAGTTGCAGAAGGTGATTTATGTCCACATCAAGATTATGTATTTCTATCGAAACCAACAGAGATAGAAGAAAGAAAGATTGAGAAAATAAGGCGAAGCAGTATAGCTGTTTTTAATGATATAAAATACGATGGGGAGTTTATTAAAATCTTAAGTAATCACCCATATTTTGTTGAGCCAAAGGAGCACTTAGATGCGATCTACTCAAACCTTGAGTATTACTCTGCCATGCTCATTTATCTGAAGGCAGGAGGTATAGAGATTACAGAAGAGCATCTTGAATTAATTGATAATAAAAAAGTGAAAATACCTCAACTTACGTTTGAGTGGTTAGAAATTCTTTTAGCTTATTTCCTTTTTAAGGATGCAGAAAATACCAAGGAACATGAAGTGTTTCAAGAAGAATTAATCAAAACATTAAAAAGAGCACATGTCTTAGAAAATAAGACCATAAACTTTAGTACTTCTGAAAAAATTGATCAATACTTGGGTTCGAGTATTAGCAAATTGCAAGGTATTAACAACATTGTAGCCTTTGAATATCAGAACCTCGCATTAGACTTGCGTATGGTAATTTTAACGGATTACATCCGGAAAGAATTTTTAGTGAGCACCCCAGAAAACGAGCTTGAACTAAACAAAATTGGTGTTGTTTCTATTTTTGAATCTTTAAGGAGAAATAATAATAACAATGCAAAATTAGGGATTTTATCGGGTTCTTTGGTTATTATTCCTCAATCAGCACTGGCATTGTTTACCACAATTAGCAGTCTGTTTGGCATTACAGTAATTTCAACTTCTCCATTAGCTTACGATGGTAATTATCTCATCATCAATGCAACTGAGCAAATCAAACATGATGTAGTGAACATTACTACACAAGTTTTCCAAAAGGGTGGAATAGAGGTACTTATAGGTACAAAGTCTTTATTGGGCGAAGGTTGGGATGCACCTGCTATTAACTCTTTAATACTCGCAAGTTTTGTTGGTTCTTATGTGCTTTCTAATCAAATGAGAGGCAGAGCGATAAGAACAGATAGAAACAATCAGAATAAAACTGGCAACATTTGGCATTTGGTCTGTATCGATCCAACTGCAAAAAATGGTGGCGATGATCTTAAACTTTTAAAGAGAAGGTTTAAAGCATTTGTAGGGGTAAATCTAGATGAAGAAAGCGGTATCGAAAACGGAATTAATCGATTGAATTTACCTCAAAAGTTTGAAGATGAAACCAGAGAAAAACAGCTAAATCTGTTTAACAAATCGATGTTTCAAAATGCAGCTCAACGTGAGTTATTAAAAGCAAAATGGTCAAAATCGATTGAAAATGGAGTTAATTTAGTAGAAGAAATCAAAATTCCATCACCTCCAAATGTTCAATATCAACGAGTAAAATCTTTGCATTACAACAAAACCATTGGTTATATGGCTGGCTCTTTAGGTGTAGCGGCTTTTGGTTTTAGAGCCATATTTTCGTTTACAAAGGGTTTTTGGTTTATGGAATCTGCCGATGATTTTTGGCATTGGGCAATTTTGTTAGGTATTTCTGGTAGTATCGCACTTGGAGGAAAAAGCTTTAAAACTTTCAAGACCTATGTGAAATACAGAGACATTGCTAAAGATTTCCAAGGTATCGGGCAAGTAGTTTTAAACACACTCATAAAAATAGGAGTGATTCATACGCATAAATCGGAACTGGAATTGTTTGCAGAGGTACAAAAAGATGGCTCTGTATATTGTCATTTAGAAGGTGGTAGTAATTACGAAAGATCAGCATTTATAAATGCATTGCATGAAGTTGTAAGCGATATTGAAAATCCTAGATACCTGATTGTTAGAAAAAGCCAATTTTTAAATTTAATCTCCCAACGAGATTATCATGCTGTACCAGAGATCATTCATAAAAAAAAGCAACATGTTCAATTCTTTAAAAAACAATGGGAATTTTATGTAGGAAACTGTGAGATGATCTACACTAGAAATATTGAAGGTAGAAAATTACTTCTTAAATCTAAAGTAAAATCTCTTGCTTCTCAGTTCGAAGAAAAAGCAGCCAGAATCAATAAATGGCGCTAG
- a CDS encoding polysaccharide deacetylase family protein: MKLYLTQVLLSGLMLMSIYSCTNKQNTEETIDTPTNWAEKLGFEKGKKVIMLHADDVGMCDEANKAAFEILEGDYIQSGAGMPPCPNFEDFITWAKSHPNEDLGLHLTLTSEWKTYRWASVTDTAEVPGLIDDEGKMWHEVPDVVIHASGEEVEKEIRAQIEKSIALGYRPDHIDTHMGTLYGHYDYVKAFFNVAEEYKIPANVIDLSDSVTAAKFKAVGYPIDDKVIELANKYSLPKLDNFTSVPTGKTYDEKIENFKKLIKSLNPGITEIIFHPSVYTENLKTITNSWQQRVWEYEMFSDPELIKFFEEEGIVFTNWKDMMSRFEKI; this comes from the coding sequence ATGAAACTTTATTTAACACAGGTACTACTTTCAGGATTAATGCTTATGAGCATTTATTCATGTACCAATAAACAGAATACAGAAGAAACCATAGATACCCCCACAAATTGGGCTGAAAAACTGGGTTTCGAAAAGGGTAAAAAAGTGATTATGTTGCATGCAGATGATGTTGGTATGTGCGACGAAGCCAACAAAGCAGCATTTGAAATTTTGGAAGGTGATTATATCCAATCAGGTGCTGGAATGCCTCCATGTCCTAATTTTGAAGATTTTATCACTTGGGCAAAATCACATCCAAATGAAGACTTAGGCTTACATCTCACGCTTACTAGCGAATGGAAAACTTACCGATGGGCTTCTGTTACTGATACAGCAGAGGTTCCCGGATTAATTGATGATGAAGGTAAGATGTGGCACGAAGTACCAGATGTAGTAATTCACGCTTCTGGCGAAGAAGTAGAAAAGGAGATAAGAGCACAAATAGAAAAATCTATTGCATTGGGTTACAGACCAGACCATATTGATACACACATGGGTACATTATATGGCCATTACGATTATGTGAAAGCCTTTTTTAATGTGGCTGAAGAATATAAAATCCCTGCTAATGTAATTGATCTGTCTGATAGTGTAACAGCGGCCAAGTTTAAAGCGGTTGGCTATCCTATTGACGATAAAGTGATTGAATTGGCAAATAAATATAGCTTACCAAAACTGGACAACTTTACCAGTGTACCTACAGGCAAAACTTATGATGAAAAGATAGAAAACTTTAAAAAACTAATAAAATCTTTAAACCCAGGCATCACTGAAATTATATTTCATCCTTCAGTTTATACAGAAAACCTCAAAACTATTACCAACTCATGGCAACAGCGAGTGTGGGAATACGAAATGTTTTCTGATCCTGAGTTAATAAAGTTTTTTGAAGAAGAAGGCATTGTCTTTACCAATTGGAAAGACATGATGAGTCGCTTTGAAAAAATATGA
- a CDS encoding sensor histidine kinase, protein MSDVVENILLKFAFISISLIILFFEVNAQNEIISRDQYTFRAITNDDGLSHSRVICVEQDHLGYIWIGTQFGLNMYDGYSFKTFREIAKDSTSIFGERINDILLDSKQNLWVATSKTVSRYDFENKNFIHFKRIPKTFQIAEDSKGMLWLTTEKGLAAFNPKTEEIKFHQHEPKNDNSIINNELRALLIDKHDNLWMGTDNTRTGAMGLTHYNPKTGTFRRYQHNPEDINSLCENRIEIIYEDKLGKIWIGTHDEGISIYNLEEDNFTNYKIEEDLRASNRVRAFAESYDGNFWVGTSVGLYLLDTASMVFSRYAHEGHPFAKLSQNSIQCAFLDSHNGMWLGTFSGGINYSSLFRNGFVNYNYKAFANEFFLKDESVNAFAEDKLGNLWIATTTGLNYLERNTELITEIQFKENNGVKPISNNINHIITDQYNNVWTANNNMGVSQYNPSKNSFKHYIPFPNNVYDSKNRIKVLCLDNDKNLWAGSQGTLLIKKKNSEKFIEVSSESTGFKNIPDFSRVNVLSLGNSGKLWVAGIHILASFDSNDKSFTEYNVRLSNNWFEITTLWEDLQGNVWIVWDYEILLRFDPDTQEIINYSQNKEMPNVNYHAILGDNDGNLWMSSNDGIVEFRNIANNNLVIDYLHYNKHENLQGKQFFNNSSYKSDSGELFFGGNSGFNAFYPNEIKPNVHTPIVIINKVDLNNIPLKKYEKLNKESIAQVDNNLITSIELDHHIKVFTLEFTGLLYTSSQDKKYKYFLEGFDSDWVDAGYKRTVTYTTLPPGDYTFKVKAANQDGIWNNNATMLYIKILPPWWNTTLAKVSYMLIVFCLAYTFYKVRVSNIKSQNKLLETLVKERTANLREMNYLIKEQNEEIQAQSEELEESYKEISKINENLEVKVEARTADLKKSNQELDNFVYRVSHDIRAPLSSVMGLVKLMEIEVDPIKLKEYLQMTDTSIRKLDGFVRDILDYSRNSRVAVKVEEIDFAHIIANTLEDLQYMQNAAKLEVIKEYEFEEQFYNDSSRINTIFRNLLSNAIKYQNPKKENPFLLIKVVVKNSMANIEIKDNGIGISEEYLEKVFEMFFRASEISVGSGIGLYIVKEAIDKLGGKISLESEFNKGTTFSLTLPNLLNIGSDKPE, encoded by the coding sequence ATGTCTGACGTAGTTGAGAACATTTTATTAAAGTTTGCCTTTATTTCAATTTCACTTATCATCCTTTTTTTTGAAGTAAATGCGCAAAATGAGATCATATCTCGAGATCAATATACTTTTCGGGCAATTACAAATGATGATGGGCTATCGCACAGCAGGGTAATTTGTGTTGAGCAAGATCATTTAGGATATATCTGGATTGGGACTCAATTTGGTCTTAATATGTATGATGGCTATTCTTTTAAAACTTTTAGAGAAATTGCCAAAGACAGTACTTCCATTTTTGGAGAAAGAATTAACGACATACTTTTAGACAGTAAGCAAAATCTTTGGGTAGCTACCTCAAAAACTGTTTCTAGATACGATTTTGAAAACAAGAATTTTATCCATTTTAAAAGGATACCTAAAACTTTTCAGATTGCAGAAGACAGTAAAGGCATGCTATGGTTAACAACTGAAAAAGGTTTAGCCGCCTTTAATCCAAAAACGGAAGAGATAAAATTTCATCAACATGAGCCTAAAAATGATAACTCAATTATTAATAATGAACTGAGAGCTCTATTAATAGACAAGCATGATAATCTCTGGATGGGAACGGATAATACTCGAACCGGAGCAATGGGTTTAACTCATTATAATCCAAAAACAGGCACTTTTAGACGGTATCAGCATAACCCAGAAGACATAAACTCCCTTTGTGAAAATAGAATAGAAATTATTTATGAAGATAAGTTAGGCAAAATCTGGATTGGTACGCACGACGAAGGCATTAGCATTTACAATCTAGAAGAAGACAATTTCACCAATTATAAAATTGAAGAAGATTTAAGAGCTAGCAACAGAGTAAGGGCATTTGCAGAAAGTTATGATGGTAATTTTTGGGTTGGTACTTCTGTTGGATTGTATTTATTAGATACAGCCTCAATGGTTTTTAGTAGATATGCACACGAAGGTCATCCATTTGCTAAGCTGAGCCAAAACTCTATTCAATGTGCATTTTTGGATAGCCACAATGGCATGTGGTTAGGAACTTTCTCTGGTGGAATAAACTATTCTAGTCTGTTCAGAAATGGCTTTGTTAATTATAACTATAAGGCTTTTGCAAATGAGTTTTTTTTAAAAGATGAAAGTGTAAATGCATTTGCAGAAGATAAGCTTGGCAATTTATGGATAGCCACAACTACTGGTTTAAATTATTTGGAGCGAAATACTGAGCTCATCACAGAAATTCAGTTTAAAGAAAACAATGGAGTAAAACCCATCTCTAATAATATAAACCATATAATTACAGACCAATATAACAATGTGTGGACTGCCAATAATAATATGGGGGTAAGCCAATATAATCCGTCAAAAAATAGCTTTAAACACTATATTCCTTTTCCTAATAATGTCTATGACTCTAAGAATAGAATTAAAGTTTTGTGCTTAGACAATGACAAAAACCTTTGGGCAGGTTCTCAAGGTACCTTACTAATTAAAAAGAAAAATTCTGAAAAGTTTATAGAGGTAAGTTCTGAAAGTACAGGTTTTAAAAATATTCCGGATTTTAGCAGAGTGAATGTATTGAGTTTAGGTAATAGTGGTAAACTTTGGGTTGCAGGCATTCACATTTTAGCTTCATTTGATAGCAATGATAAAAGCTTTACTGAATACAATGTTAGGTTAAGCAATAATTGGTTTGAAATTACAACACTTTGGGAAGATTTACAGGGCAATGTTTGGATCGTTTGGGATTATGAAATTTTACTGAGGTTTGATCCTGACACACAAGAAATTATTAACTATAGTCAAAACAAAGAAATGCCTAATGTGAACTATCATGCAATTTTAGGCGATAATGATGGTAATTTATGGATGAGCTCAAATGATGGTATCGTTGAGTTTAGAAATATAGCCAACAATAACTTAGTAATTGACTACCTTCATTATAACAAGCACGAAAACTTACAGGGCAAACAGTTTTTTAACAATTCATCTTACAAATCTGATTCTGGCGAATTGTTCTTTGGAGGGAATAGTGGATTTAATGCATTTTATCCAAATGAAATCAAACCAAATGTACATACTCCCATTGTTATCATTAACAAAGTAGATTTAAATAATATTCCACTAAAAAAATATGAAAAGTTAAATAAAGAATCGATTGCACAAGTAGATAATAATCTAATAACTAGCATTGAATTAGACCACCATATAAAAGTTTTTACACTGGAATTTACAGGACTTTTATACACTAGTTCTCAAGACAAAAAGTACAAATATTTTTTAGAAGGCTTCGACAGCGACTGGGTAGATGCTGGTTATAAAAGAACCGTTACCTATACAACTTTGCCACCGGGCGATTACACTTTTAAAGTTAAAGCTGCCAATCAAGATGGTATTTGGAATAACAATGCCACTATGCTGTATATTAAAATTTTACCTCCTTGGTGGAATACGACTCTTGCGAAAGTTTCTTATATGTTAATAGTTTTTTGCTTAGCTTATACTTTTTATAAAGTGAGAGTTAGCAATATTAAGTCTCAGAATAAATTGCTTGAAACCTTAGTAAAAGAGCGCACAGCCAACCTCAGAGAAATGAATTATTTGATAAAAGAACAAAACGAAGAAATACAAGCTCAGTCTGAAGAACTAGAAGAGTCTTATAAAGAAATATCAAAAATTAATGAAAATCTGGAAGTAAAAGTAGAAGCAAGAACTGCCGATTTAAAAAAGTCTAATCAAGAATTAGACAATTTCGTTTATAGAGTTTCTCACGATATAAGAGCGCCTTTATCTTCTGTAATGGGTCTTGTAAAGCTAATGGAAATAGAAGTTGATCCGATTAAGCTTAAAGAATATCTGCAAATGACAGATACTAGTATTAGGAAACTCGACGGTTTTGTAAGAGATATACTCGATTATTCTCGTAACTCTAGGGTTGCGGTAAAAGTCGAAGAAATTGATTTTGCACACATTATTGCAAATACGCTAGAAGATTTACAGTATATGCAAAATGCAGCTAAGCTCGAAGTGATAAAAGAATATGAGTTTGAAGAACAGTTTTACAACGATTCTTCTAGAATCAATACTATTTTTAGAAACTTACTATCTAATGCTATCAAATATCAAAACCCAAAGAAAGAAAATCCATTTTTATTGATAAAGGTTGTTGTGAAAAACAGCATGGCAAATATTGAGATTAAAGACAATGGAATTGGCATTTCTGAAGAATACCTAGAGAAAGTTTTTGAAATGTTTTTTAGAGCCAGTGAAATCTCTGTTGGTTCGGGAATTGGGCTTTATATTGTTAAAGAAGCAATTGATAAACTAGGTGGAAAAATATCGCTTGAATCGGAGTTTAATAAAGGCACTACTTTCTCGCTTACCTTACCTAATTTATTAAATATTGGAAGTGATAAGCCAGAATAA
- a CDS encoding GH3 family domain-containing protein, whose amino-acid sequence MVTDNGIYFEFIPFNESNFSAKREILDNPTVLSLQEVEANVDYALLISTCAGVWRYLIGDVIRFNSVELAEIEIVSRTKHFISLCGEHLSVDNMNRAITNTAAEFGINIPEFTVVGIPYNGLFAHQWFLGVENHIEPGLIKQFLDNQLKELNDDYRVERQAALKEVFVEVLPISIFYEFLKMKGKAGGQHKFSRVLSKEMYKEWNKFLTNNISR is encoded by the coding sequence TTGGTTACAGATAATGGAATTTACTTTGAGTTTATACCATTTAACGAAAGTAATTTTAGCGCAAAGAGAGAAATTTTAGATAATCCAACAGTGCTCTCTTTGCAAGAAGTTGAGGCAAATGTAGATTATGCTTTACTCATTTCTACCTGTGCAGGGGTATGGCGGTATTTAATTGGGGATGTAATCAGGTTTAATTCTGTAGAACTTGCCGAAATAGAAATTGTCAGTAGAACAAAACATTTTATCAGCCTGTGTGGAGAACATCTTTCGGTTGACAATATGAACCGTGCGATTACCAATACAGCAGCAGAGTTTGGTATTAATATTCCAGAGTTTACAGTAGTTGGAATACCTTATAATGGTTTGTTTGCTCACCAATGGTTTTTGGGTGTGGAGAATCACATAGAGCCAGGTTTAATCAAGCAATTTTTAGATAATCAGCTCAAAGAATTGAATGATGATTATCGTGTGGAAAGACAAGCCGCTTTAAAAGAGGTTTTTGTTGAAGTTTTGCCCATAAGCATATTTTATGAGTTTTTAAAAATGAAAGGCAAAGCAGGAGGGCAGCATAAATTTTCAAGAGTTTTGAGTAAAGAAATGTATAAGGAATGGAATAAATTTTTGACCAATAATATATCGAGATGA
- a CDS encoding ABC transporter permease, with amino-acid sequence MLRNYLKITLRGLVKNKLFTFINVFGLALGITGCLLLTMHIWDELTFDQFHEKKNNIYQLSYHYKDKLYSYTSPPLANAIQESLPEVKQAVRFYEKTANIQIGSEAFTEEINYVDPIFFDMFNYPFLEGSQENLLQNPQEILLTHKIALKYFGEEPAIGKTLRIRSDDWSQDYDFIVTGILADIPGNSSLQFDIILPISFLEKVDYSFQNGGSWQSLGPNTFIEVNEGVNISGLENKIIDLVDSRLPDENRKRVYSLLPLLEIHFADVNQRIIVTSKLSYVYILASLAALILIIACINFTSLSISQSSRRTKEVGMRKTMGASRKQLIIQFLSESLLMTILSFILSAVLLTFSIGVFNDIVGKALSFKIFSEPIFLILIGGLIILTGFLSGSYPALILSSFSPDTNLRQKFKLFGNKQLIAVLATFQFILSSFLIISTFLMNEQMQAVFSKNLGFKEDFVLKLKVPHNRSGNLLDKYRNELSNESVVKSVSGSWNEISSANGISFNAFDFEVQNRELKGKALSIDHKLLNTLQVQLKKGRMLSSYDTVRSYKMVIVNEKFVTEAGLKNPIGTVIDFPAGIYLSDLFLKAEIVGVVEDFHYESLHQTIAPLIIQLGTTPYYSDLYIRLAPNNLNEGLSKLTEKWKVVAPDLPFDYEFMDEVVKQQYEADQKWLTIGFYASGLAIFIACMGMFGLAAFSSAQRVKEIGIRKVMGASVSSILMLLSKDYIKLVLLAYIIAVPLANYVFSVWLESFAFKIAISWWYFLITGIIVSLIAILTVSGQSFKASVSNPIDCLRNE; translated from the coding sequence ATGCTTAGAAATTACTTAAAGATTACCCTTAGAGGATTAGTTAAAAACAAACTCTTCACCTTTATCAATGTATTTGGTTTAGCACTTGGTATTACAGGATGCTTGCTACTAACCATGCATATTTGGGATGAGCTTACTTTTGATCAGTTTCATGAGAAAAAGAATAATATATATCAGCTCTCTTATCATTATAAAGACAAATTGTATAGTTATACCTCACCTCCACTCGCGAATGCCATTCAAGAAAGTTTACCTGAAGTAAAGCAAGCAGTAAGATTTTATGAAAAAACAGCAAATATTCAGATTGGATCAGAGGCTTTTACTGAAGAAATTAATTATGTCGATCCTATATTTTTTGACATGTTTAATTACCCTTTTCTAGAAGGAAGTCAAGAAAATCTATTACAAAATCCACAGGAAATATTACTAACTCATAAGATTGCTCTTAAATATTTTGGTGAAGAACCAGCAATAGGTAAAACCCTCAGAATTAGGTCAGACGACTGGTCTCAAGATTACGATTTTATCGTAACAGGAATTCTAGCAGATATACCTGGTAATTCTAGTTTGCAATTCGATATTATTCTGCCAATCAGTTTTTTAGAAAAAGTTGATTATTCCTTTCAGAATGGAGGTTCGTGGCAGTCTTTAGGCCCAAATACTTTTATTGAAGTGAATGAAGGAGTAAACATATCAGGATTAGAAAATAAAATAATTGATTTAGTCGATTCGAGATTACCTGATGAAAATCGGAAAAGAGTATATTCATTATTGCCGCTTCTAGAGATTCACTTTGCTGATGTTAACCAAAGGATTATTGTAACCAGTAAGCTTAGTTATGTTTATATTTTGGCTAGTTTAGCTGCTTTAATACTTATAATTGCGTGTATTAATTTTACCTCACTTTCAATAAGTCAGTCATCTCGTAGAACTAAAGAAGTAGGGATGCGCAAAACGATGGGAGCTTCTAGAAAGCAGTTGATTATACAGTTTTTGAGCGAATCTCTTTTAATGACGATATTGTCTTTTATTTTGAGTGCTGTGCTTCTGACGTTTTCTATTGGAGTGTTTAACGATATTGTAGGTAAAGCACTTTCATTCAAAATATTTTCAGAACCAATATTTCTAATACTCATTGGTGGATTAATAATTCTTACTGGTTTCTTATCAGGAAGTTATCCGGCATTAATTTTATCTAGCTTTTCGCCAGATACTAATCTTAGGCAAAAATTTAAATTGTTTGGCAACAAGCAATTAATTGCTGTACTCGCTACTTTTCAGTTTATTCTCTCTTCATTTTTAATCATAAGCACATTTTTGATGAATGAACAGATGCAAGCTGTTTTCTCTAAAAACCTAGGTTTTAAAGAGGATTTTGTTCTAAAACTGAAAGTTCCCCATAATAGATCAGGTAATCTACTAGATAAATATAGAAATGAACTATCCAACGAGTCTGTAGTTAAATCAGTCTCTGGAAGTTGGAATGAGATAAGTAGTGCAAATGGCATTTCATTTAACGCATTTGATTTTGAGGTTCAAAATCGAGAGCTCAAAGGCAAAGCTCTTAGTATAGATCACAAACTACTAAATACTTTGCAGGTTCAACTCAAAAAAGGTAGAATGCTTTCTTCTTATGATACTGTAAGAAGTTATAAAATGGTAATAGTGAATGAAAAATTTGTTACTGAAGCTGGATTGAAAAATCCAATTGGAACAGTAATAGATTTCCCTGCAGGTATCTATTTATCAGATTTGTTTTTAAAAGCTGAAATTGTCGGAGTGGTAGAAGATTTTCATTATGAGTCATTACACCAGACTATAGCTCCATTGATAATACAATTGGGTACTACACCCTATTACAGCGATTTATACATTCGTTTAGCTCCTAATAATCTAAATGAAGGCTTAAGCAAACTTACAGAAAAGTGGAAGGTAGTTGCTCCTGATTTGCCTTTTGACTACGAGTTTATGGATGAGGTAGTAAAACAGCAATATGAGGCTGATCAAAAATGGTTGACCATTGGTTTTTATGCATCTGGTTTAGCAATCTTTATTGCTTGCATGGGTATGTTTGGTTTGGCTGCATTTTCATCAGCGCAAAGAGTAAAAGAAATCGGCATTCGCAAAGTTATGGGAGCCTCTGTGAGCAGTATATTAATGCTGCTTTCTAAAGATTATATCAAGCTAGTTTTACTGGCTTATATCATCGCGGTGCCTTTAGCCAATTATGTTTTTAGTGTCTGGCTCGAAAGTTTCGCCTTTAAAATAGCCATCTCTTGGTGGTATTTTTTAATAACCGGAATAATTGTCTCACTTATAGCCATTTTAACAGTAAGCGGGCAAAGCTTTAAAGCGTCAGTTAGCAATCCGATAGATTGTTTAAGAAATGAATAG